AGGCAGGGCCAGTAAGGCACTTACACTGCGAACTGCGCTCGCCACCCCCCGCAGATGACCGGGTTTTTCTGTGGGGACAGAAGTGACAGGGGTGAGAGAGATTTCCTGCTTGCAAACCGAGGCGGTGACACTGCCGATGATGCGTTTGCGCCCTCTGAAGGCCGGCCGGTCTATGTGCGTATGACTTGCGATGAGCCATAAATGTACGCAAACAGTCATCACTGTCACTGAACCACAAGGGGGCCCCACTGGGACCGGGCCTGACCTGCAGGGCGTCTCCGTTTTGATGCCAGGGTCTAGCTCGCTGGTGGAGCTGACCTCATCGCAGGCCAGTCTCCGCTGCTTGGCTTTCCTCAAGATCTGAGGTAAGGGAGCAGCAGAGGGCGATGGGGCGGGCTCCTtgcgctcctcctcctcctgttcAGAGGAGTCGAGGGAGATGACCTCGCAGGGAGGAGCTTCCGGGTTATCCACAATGgccagggaggaggaggagtcgCTGGTGGCCCCTCCCAGAGGGAGCTCCGAGGGACCCGGTTTCCCTGCCTCCTCATCCTGTTCCTGCTCCTTTGGCCTCCTCTTGGTTTTGCTCGGGGGCTCGAGGATCTCCTGGTCTGTGTCGCTCGCCGTACTCCCTGCGCGGTTCTCACACTGCGCcaccatcctcctcctcctcctcctcttctttttCAGGAGTTTCTTCTTCTTGGAGCCCGGAGAGGAGGTGGGGAGAGAACCGGGAGGCGGGGATCCACTTCCAGAGCCTCCGGCAGCAGGACACTCAGCGTGGGCCGCAGCAGCCTGGTCAGAGCGCGCCTCCACTTGGGCCTCGGTGGTGAGCATCCCAGGAGAACCCAGCCGCTCCCCAGCAGAATCCCTATAAGCAGCACCACTAAGCCCCCCCCTCGACACACTAGTGGATGGAGAGGAACCGTGTACAGGGAGCTCTGCAGGTGGGAGGAACAGAAAAACAATGGTGATTAAAGAGGACGAAAAACTTACCACAGCGATGCTAAAATGTTACCAGGGACAGAGAGCTCGGACCCATGTGGGGGGAGGAGACGGCAGGGGGGGGTGCTGGGTCACACAGTCCCGGGGCGGTGCTGTCGATGGCGTCCGGATTCGAGTGGCTGGGAGAGAGGGACTCTTGCTTGATGGAAGAGGGCCCTTTGAGGGCAAACATGCTGGCCGCAGGTGACGCGGAGGACAGGGAGACAGACGGCGGGGAGAGGGCAGCTAGAGGAGGCCGGCTGGGCAGAGCAGATGaatcagcagggggcgccacagagGCCTCTGCCGTTCCATTAGGACTGGCCCCATTCTCATAATTGTCTAGAAAACAAGGTTGGAAAAGTAGGAGTCAAATGCCAGGTATCTcgtaaacaattaaaaaaacaagtttgtgtgtgtaacagtGCCATGGAGTCCAGGCATGACGGTCACCCCCACTGTACGCACAGTCACCCCCACTGTACGCTCACAGTCACCCCCACTTTATCCTCACGGTCACCCCCACTGAACGTTCACTGCCATCCTGACTTTCACGGTTATCCCCTCTGTACGCTCACCGTCACAGACGACCACAGAATTCGTTCATTGTCACTCATTTTATGAACAAACTTTGGTGGGACCAACCTTGCATGCCCTGCAGGATTTCAATGCGCTTCGCCCGCAGCGAGTTCATTTCTGTGGTGATCTGGAAGCATTTAAAGGTCATAACATTGACATGCTTAATAAACACCCAGACATTTTTAAGGTAGTGGGAGGTGAAAGGAACCTCAAAATCGACGATGAATGGGATTAGCACGTTACCCACCAGAGCCTGATCATTTCTGGGTTCCTGTTGGGTTAGTCAAGTTATTACTGGGAACAGTTAAACCAGTCTGCAGCATGTTAATCCCACCCAGTGTGGGTCTGAAAGCCtctgagaaaaaaaagtgtgtgccacgcccaacAAACAAACTACAGGGGAAGGACATGCTCTCAGAAGGAGCCTTTCAATCAAATGAGACCCACAGCAGCTCTACTTGTTCTACAAAATGACTGTGCTCCAAGGGTTAAATATTAACCAATCAGAAGAGGCTACAGAAATCCCTGCAAACTGGTACAAGAATAATACACTCTGGCATAATTTTTAAATAGGATGATAACGAAGTTCCTTAAATGATGAGGCAGACTGGGACAGGGAGACGCTTAATATCGGCGACCCAGAAAACTGCTGGCACCTCACCTGCTGCTTGACCATCAGGAGGCGCTGCACCTCCATGTATGCAGCCTGCAGGGCCATGCGAGCCTGAACTAGGCCGTCTTCTAGGGTCTGCAGGGAGCCGTTGAGCTCCTCCTCCCGCAGGGAGAGCGTCAGCAGCTCGCCCACTGGTGTGCGCTCTGAGGCCCCGTACCATGGCaccaacaaaacaaacaaacaaacaaacaaacatccaTCATCAACATGGACTGCCAGCCCCAGCACCAGACCACTTTCAGGTCACATGTCGGCGAGGCAACATGCCAAATAAAGAAGCATTCCCAACcatatttgcaaaataaaaaaaatcctgttaaGTACATAACTTCGAGCAAGGCTTAGTCACCATAATAGTTGCACATTGCATATGTAAACAGCCTTTAAGAGCAAAACAGACTCACCTTTAACTTTATTCTTCTTTGTGACCTTTTTTGAGACTGTCGATGTTACATCCTGTCCAAAAAGAAAGGAAACAGGAACATGAACACACCGCAGAGCCTTTGGTCGCTTCAGGTTCATGGGCTCGCACTCTACGGATGCCCACCGTTCCGGCAGTCCCTCCCCCATGGGAATTGTCCTGCTCTGTTCCCGAAACGGTCCCAGCATCCTCTTCCACAGAGTTCTCTGGGTTGCCCACTGGACTGGCGCCCCGTTGAGAGTCTCCCTTCTGACAGCCTTCTGCTTGAGGCTTGGAGGGTAGGGGGCTCCCATTGACCCATGGCACAGTCCTGGGTTCCCCAGAGTTCAAATGGAGGCTCTTCCTGGGAGCTTCCCTCGGGACGCCGCCCGTGGCCAGTGGAAAATCGAGGGCCCTGTCGCCACTCGCCACGTTACTCTCCGACAGGCTGCGTTTCCGAGATGAAGGCCCAGGGACAGCAGCGTGTGGCTCGTCCAATGCCTCCCAGTGAAAGCCCTCTGACAGAGGAGGCTTCTCCAGGCTGTGAACTTCCAGGTCAGAAGTCACCGGAGCCACCATCTCAATTCCAAACCTAAAAGGTGAAAGGCAGACATCTTTGTTTACAAACACTTACGCTGTTTCCAATGCGAAATGCACCAAACAATCAGACAAGTGATTATGGGCCACAGACTGAACAAACAGCACCGCAAAGCTCACATAAAATGGtgcattaaaaacagcaaaGGGAGTAGCAGATACATCAATATGTCAACAGTAAATATGGGAACCAACAACTTGGAAATGACATAGACAAATATGGCCGCTTCTGCAGAATATGCTCAAGACGGCCCAGCTGACATGAAGTATCGCGCCATCGGTATGAGGGTGATTGCCCACCTTGACCCTGCGTATACCAAGCGAAGTGCATTAACCAAAGGCTACATCGTTTCTGCAAACAATGGATAGCTCTCACCTGGGCATGCCCCTCCCCTGGCCCTGCTTCTTCTTGCTGACTTCCTGGTACACCTGGTCCCAGTTGACGCTGCGCCGGGAGCCCGAGGAGCTGATCAGCTGCCTCAGGGTGGGCTTCAGGCCCGAATCCTTCTCAGCCATAGGCCTCCGCTGGCCGTCGATGTTGCGGATCCGGCGTGCGATGTTCAGGTTAGGCTCGTGGATCCCCGCCTTGCTCATGTGACGAGACAGGTCTCGTTTGAGGGACGCGGGCAGGTCCAGCTTGCTCAGGCTGGGCACACGGGGCGCGGCGGGTGTCGTGGGGGCGTCCTTCAGTGCGTCGCTGTCAGAGCTGGGCCCCTCGTCCGTCGTGGGCTCTCTTACCCCTTGCTCGACGGCTGCCTCTGATGTTTCCGCCTCCCGGGCCTTCCCCTCCCCCGCTTCCATGCTCAGCCCCTCCACCCCTCCTTCCGGTGCCACAGGAACAGCCTCTTGGGAAGCCTCGCTGGTGGAGGTACTTATCTGGACTGACTGCACGGATGAGGCGTGGGGAGATGTTGGTTTGGTGTCCCCGCTGGATGTCTGAGACTGAACGCTATTTTGCGGATGCTGGCCAGCCTCGTCCGGTTGGGTCCCCATGCTCTTCAAACCCGCAGATGTACTAGGATTGCTTTTCGTACTGGGCTGCACGGTCCAGTGGTGCCCCCCTGTGTGTGGCTTGGGGGTTAAGACATCTCCCGTTCCCCCATCGTCCCGAAGAGCCTTCCTGGCCTTCCACATTATTTCCTGAAGCTGTTTGTCCTGCTCATGTGGGGACCGGCCAAAAGACCCACAGCTGTTGGCCCTACCCCTGCTTTGGCCAAACTTGGGGAGTTTCTCTGTCCCGGACGTTGGCTGAGCCTGCTGCCTCCCATCGGGGCGCCGGTAGCCTTCTAACATCCTTTCCTTGGTGTTGAGCTGGAAGCTGCACGACATGGGCAGCTGATTGTTGGTGAAGTCGATGTTCATCTCTGTCGAGTTCATGTTGCCCCACGGCCTGTGCTGTTTGCCAGGGTATGACCCAAAGATCTGTCCACTTGGACTGAATGTGTAGCTTTGGTGTTGCCACTTTTTCCCTCTTTGTGTACCTCTATGCCCGAAACCCCGTGCTGGCCAATTTGGGAAGCCTGGCATCCCGCCTGGGGGGAATTCCTGGCTGGGGTGCCTGTTCCCCGACCCTTGAGGGGCCCCTCCATCATGGTGTGTGCCATGGGCGCCCCTTTGAGGAGGAAATGGTCGCAATTGCCAGCGGGGTGTGCCACAGCCCATCTGCATTGGGTGGAACATGGGGTAGCCCCCTCTATGTGGCCCCCTGAAGTGCTGGAACGCGGGGGCCCTCTCCGACCAGAACAGCTGCTTCTGTCGCCTGTTCTCCTCCGATTGGGCGGCTGCCTCCTGTTCTTTTCTGATGGGAGAGGAGGAGGTCAGATGTGATCCCAGAGAGGAGGCCTGACTGGCCAGTACAACACAACTACTCTGAGATCCATACTCTCTGTCAGCATTTCTCAAACTGGTCTCTTTCTGGTCTCCAGAAAGTCCACTGGGAGATGGGAGGTAGCAGAAACGTAGACCATCTAGGGGACCCTGACGACCggatgagaaacactgctctatgtgATTCTGACTGGGACGCAGGATTCTGCGCTTTTATTTTGACTTATTCGTGCTGTTCCACGTTTTTGATACTGCTATGTGTAAATCATTTTGCCATGCCAGTTATGCTCCTATGATAGTATACAACTGATTGCTCACAGGCCATAAGGACGCAAGACTCcataaagcaggggtctccaactccagtcctggagaactaccttccagtaggttttctactagttctcaggtaaataccaggagcaggtgcggctcatcagaagccaagtaggatagaaaacctactggatagtagctttCCAAGACTGGAGTTGGAAACCCCTGCCATAAAGAACATCATTATTTTTACCTTAGATGGCAAATCACTTGAAAAACTTACTTAGTGTTGGCTAAACAAAGAATTCTGAAGAAAAGTAAGAAAAATATCTTGTCAGTGAGCTTGAAATAACtgtaattagttaaaatttagCAATTTACCACTAATAACCTTCTGCTGGTGGACCAGGTCAATGGTCCTGCTTGGGTTTGAGTTGCTGGATAGACTGGTACAGTCTGAGACAGAGTGAGCCACAGAGCAGGGTGTTTATCGTACCAAGTGTGAGCGGACACCCGAAGCAGCGCACGCCATGACGTAACCCCACCTGCGCTGTTTCTCGAGGTGCTCCAGCTCTGCGTCGAAGTACTCCTCATCCGATTTGGGTCCCTCGCCCTGCTCCTGCTGTGCCACCCGAAACTTATGCAAGGAGCTGGAGATGTGACTGGCGTAGCCCGTCAGGCCCACCACCGAAATCTGGCAAACCCGACACTCGTGGTTACAGTCCCTGTGGAGGAGGCCAACATTGGGGCTGTCAAATGCAGCAACTAAAGAGCCCTGACTGCACATTCCCAAAGCTGGCAACGTCCAGCGAGAGTCAGCTGTTATTTGTGGTGCAAATAAATCCGACAACAGGCATCTTTTAATCGTAACAGGTCCCTGTGGATTAGTGTGACCACCTGATCCACATCAGGAGGGACAtctgagctacttcaggtttcaCAATTTGGTCAAATTGTTTGGTTCTTGTGTTTTTACTAGTtcgtttccttgattgaaagactcatccagctgtttcacattaacattaatgacacatgcatgattatatgagactgaccaatcagcacacagcaagaactcagtgcttaagtgaaatccgggtccttttaattaaaatggcTGAAACGGAAGTTCACAGACCCTGCCCTAGCCAATAATGTctctcctgacatggattaggtggtcacacTACTGCGGATAGAGGGAGGAGCTTGCAGAGGAACCTCGCAGGATTGTCTCTCACCGGCCCTTAATGTTCTCCAGCTCGCGGTGGTGCAGCATGCTCCGCAAGTGCTCCTCCATCTCCTGGAAAGAGGGGGCACAAAGCCAGTGTTAATGCTGGGTGGGGAACACAATGACTAGAACAGGATCTAGCAGTACGTGCTTGGAGTACAGACATCCCCTCCTCTCATTGGCTGGGGAGCAGGACACCTCGCCGTACACAGCATCCCAGGCTCTGGGTGTGGAAGCTCACCTGCTTTGTGTTGTGTGTCGTATGACACAGGATGcatctcctctctctccccatgTCGGCCACTGAGGTGGAGCATCAGGCCATCACTGGAAGGAGATTCACAGAAAAATctgattaataaaaaatacataaataaaaaaaatgttcctggcTGTAGCATATCTGTGGCATATGATGGGTACTCCGGTATCCATCTACGTGATCATACATCCAAAGAGCatatttgttcttttttgagttcctttatataaataatttttaagaGCACTTCAAAAAGATTTTAatgaatatgaaaaaaatattggcAAATCATTAACTGTGGTTTGACCATTGGATTTCCCACCAAATTTACGTTATGGACTACAAGGAAATAAAACATTACGGACAGCTTTCAAATCCTGCTGATGAGATCGAGGCAGTAAATATGCATGTAACCCCCTCACTTCTCTTAGTTCCATTTCCAAAGACATTATCATCATTGTTAGGGCCGAATCACTACACCATACCTCAAAAGCATTAAATGTTGTTATCTTGGTATCAATATAGTAATTCACATCTTCACGTACACAGAAACAACAACACAAACATTACACTTGACGTGTGGTACTGCTACAGCAGCCATGGAAATCACGCCAGAAAAATTTATccgtaattaaaaatatttactaaaTATCAAAACTAAAAGTCTGATGAGgctgattttaaaaaatccagGTAACGTATTTGTTGAAAAGCCTGAAAAAATGTGACAAAACATTGCCGTACTTAATCCATCGCTATCTGTATTTTTGAGGGAGATACTTCAACCAACATTTGTGTGCCAGGTTGCATTTTATAATAGTAAATAAGTGATACGTAATATTCATATTTACTACACGCTACATCGGCATAAAAATAGCTTTATTCAGCCCTTTTATTAGCAAAATGTAAACTTCACCGCCCAACGACCTTCGCAACTGTTGGCGCATTAATTGTATAGCTTTAACTTTCGTATCATTACAGGGTCTGTCAGAGAACATGCACAATAGCAACCCCCATAACAGAAAACACGGGTACAGCTTACTTTAAAAGTTTATACGAACCACTTACATGTGTTTTAAGACAGATGCACAGGGAGCCAAATCAGCTTGCTAGTAACAAGCATGCCTTCGCTGTTTGATGTTGTCTTAAGtatatttatgtttcttaaaaACGCGCCGTAGTAGATTTTGCGAAGTTCTGCACATTGTACTAACAGGATATCATACTTATTTTCCTGGTATAGCCTGTTTACAGTTCCAATCCCCTTACACTACACGTGCGTCCAATATACACCATGTCCGTAGACGGTACAGTTTGGTTTCTCCTCATCCCGTATGACGTCACAGGCAATCACGTCGCACTATGATGACGTGTAAAACACGtccatttttttcagaaaaacTGATGTAGTCGTCTTCAATATTATATCTTTTAGCGGGTTAAATATTTCGCTAATTACATTAACCACCAATATCTCAGGCGTGTTCACAGTTATTATCTGAAAGTACGATTTTATTAGTCAGGGCATGCATTTTACCATAACCTTGTGAATTTATGTGTATTTAAGTTAAACTTAGCCATAACACTCATAACACTCAGCCATAGGTTAAATTGCATGAACTGTAGCTATATCATGTTTATCAAGGGAAAAATTCATAACTATAGCAATTGGGTTATAACAAATTTAGTCAAATATGTTAAAAATGATAACATGCTCATGAGAGCTGACTGATACTGGCAGCTGCGCAACATGCATCGCTTTTTTTGCAGCCTCGGTCTACTGGACTGGAATCACAACGTGACCAAGGCCACTTTGGCGGAAGTGCACTGCTtggttatatttttatttggatCGTTGTAATAACCACTCAGGGTATTGTTGTACTATTTGCTTTTTATAATAACGCAGGAAACGGGAGAATAATGTGCACCGACTGCGTACAGAAAGAGTATCCTGATAGGGTAAGTCTTTTGATCACTGCTAAAAATATGCGTGCAGTTTAAGGAAGAGGCTCGTCAAGCAGGTACGTAGTCACCCATGCGAAAGCATACGCGTGCCTGAGACTTTGAAACTCTTACGGATGCTGTATATTCCGTATTCATTACACGTGTAAAGAAACAACCAGCTATGTGGTGAGTAAAATGGAATTTCTATAGTACTGTATGAGCAATCTGCTTGCTCGATCGAACCGGTGATCAAACGGAACACCCACGTTAA
This window of the Paramormyrops kingsleyae isolate MSU_618 chromosome 19, PKINGS_0.4, whole genome shotgun sequence genome carries:
- the LOC111859951 gene encoding zinc finger protein 106-like isoform X1 yields the protein MGRERRCILCHTTHNTKQEMEEHLRSMLHHRELENIKGRDCNHECRVCQISVVGLTGYASHISSSLHKFRVAQQEQGEGPKSDEEYFDAELEHLEKQRRKEQEAAAQSEENRRQKQLFWSERAPAFQHFRGPHRGGYPMFHPMQMGCGTPRWQLRPFPPQRGAHGTHHDGGAPQGSGNRHPSQEFPPGGMPGFPNWPARGFGHRGTQRGKKWQHQSYTFSPSGQIFGSYPGKQHRPWGNMNSTEMNIDFTNNQLPMSCSFQLNTKERMLEGYRRPDGRQQAQPTSGTEKLPKFGQSRGRANSCGSFGRSPHEQDKQLQEIMWKARKALRDDGGTGDVLTPKPHTGGHHWTVQPSTKSNPSTSAGLKSMGTQPDEAGQHPQNSVQSQTSSGDTKPTSPHASSVQSVQISTSTSEASQEAVPVAPEGGVEGLSMEAGEGKAREAETSEAAVEQGVREPTTDEGPSSDSDALKDAPTTPAAPRVPSLSKLDLPASLKRDLSRHMSKAGIHEPNLNIARRIRNIDGQRRPMAEKDSGLKPTLRQLISSSGSRRSVNWDQVYQEVSKKKQGQGRGMPRFGIEMVAPVTSDLEVHSLEKPPLSEGFHWEALDEPHAAVPGPSSRKRSLSESNVASGDRALDFPLATGGVPREAPRKSLHLNSGEPRTVPWVNGSPLPSKPQAEGCQKGDSQRGASPVGNPENSVEEDAGTVSGTEQDNSHGGGTAGTDVTSTVSKKVTKKNKVKERTPVGELLTLSLREEELNGSLQTLEDGLVQARMALQAAYMEVQRLLMVKQQITTEMNSLRAKRIEILQGMQDNYENGASPNGTAEASVAPPADSSALPSRPPLAALSPPSVSLSSASPAASMFALKGPSSIKQESLSPSHSNPDAIDSTAPGLCDPAPPPAVSSPHMELPVHGSSPSTSVSRGGLSGAAYRDSAGERLGSPGMLTTEAQVEARSDQAAAAHAECPAAGGSGSGSPPPGSLPTSSPGSKKKKLLKKKRRRRRRMVAQCENRAGSTASDTDQEILEPPSKTKRRPKEQEQDEEAGKPGPSELPLGGATSDSSSSLAIVDNPEAPPCEVISLDSSEQEEEERKEPAPSPSAAPLPQILRKAKQRRLACDEVSSTSELDPGIKTETPCRKTRSSAGGGERSSQFHVSLESESKQEPSEGSFQGHQAAVTGLQIHGGFLYTCSEDQTARAFSLVTRQCTAVFEGHGAKVNCLLVSSGPGMQSCLYTGSSDHTVRCYSLKNRQCVQQFCMLDRVLCLHSRWKILYAGLANGSVVSFSLKKNQQLDVFECHGPRAVSCLASTQEGSRRLLLVGSYDSTISVRDARNGLLLRTLKGHTKTVLCMKVVNDLVFSGSSDQSVHAHNIHTGELNRIYKGHSHAVTVVAILGKVMVTACLDRLLRVYELQSHDRLQVYGGHADMVMCMSIHKSMIYTGCYDGSVQAIRLNLMQNYRCWWHGCSLIFGVMAHLQQHLLTDHANPTLRTLKCRWRSCEAFFTSRNGSNQQDIPLHVQKHAEEDSSPEP
- the LOC111859951 gene encoding zinc finger protein 106-like isoform X2, translating into MGRERRCILCHTTHNTKQEMEEHLRSMLHHRELENIKGRDCNHECRVCQISVVGLTGYASHISSSLHKFRVAQQEQGEGPKSDEEYFDAELEHLEKQRRKEQEAAAQSEENRRQKQLFWSERAPAFQHFRGPHRGGYPMFHPMQMGCGTPRWQLRPFPPQRGAHGTHHDGGAPQGSGNRHPSQEFPPGGMPGFPNWPARGFGHRGTQRGKKWQHQSYTFSPSGQIFGSYPGKQHRPWGNMNSTEMNIDFTNNQLPMSCSFQLNTKERMLEGYRRPDGRQQAQPTSGTEKLPKFGQSRGRANSCGSFGRSPHEQDKQLQEIMWKARKALRDDGGTGDVLTPKPHTGGHHWTVQPSTKSNPSTSAGLKSMGTQPDEAGQHPQNSVQSQTSSGDTKPTSPHASSVQSVQISTSTSEASQEAVPVAPEGGVEGLSMEAGEGKAREAETSEAAVEQGVREPTTDEGPSSDSDALKDAPTTPAAPRVPSLSKLDLPASLKRDLSRHMSKAGIHEPNLNIARRIRNIDGQRRPMAEKDSGLKPTLRQLISSSGSRRSVNWDQVYQEVSKKKQGQGRGMPRFGIEMVAPVTSDLEVHSLEKPPLSEGFHWEALDEPHAAVPGPSSRKRSLSESNVASGDRALDFPLATGGVPREAPRKSLHLNSGEPRTVPWVNGSPLPSKPQAEGCQKGDSQRGASPVGNPENSVEEDAGTVSGTEQDNSHGGGTAGTDVTSTVSKKVTKKNKVKERTPVGELLTLSLREEELNGSLQTLEDGLVQARMALQAAYMEVQRLLMVKQQITTEMNSLRAKRIEILQGMQDNYENGASPNGTAEASVAPPADSSALPSRPPLAALSPPSVSLSSASPAASMFALKGPSSIKQESLSPSHSNPDAIDSTAPGLCDPAPPPAVSSPHMELPVHGSSPSTSVSRGGLSGAAYRDSAGERLGSPGMLTTEAQVEARSDQAAAAHAECPAAGGSGSGSPPPGSLPTSSPGSKKKKLLKKKRRRRRRMVAQCENRAGSTASDTDQEILEPPSKTKRRPKEQEQDEEAGKPGPSELPLGGATSDSSSSLAIVDNPEAPPCEVISLDSSEQEEEERKEPAPSPSAAPLPQILRKAKQRRLACDEVSSTSELDPGIKTETPCRKTRSSAGGGERSSQFHVSLESESKQEPSEGSFQGHQAAVTGLQIHGGFLYTCSEDQTARAFSLVTRQCTAVFEGHGAKVNCLLVSSGPGMQSCLYTGSSDHTVRCYSLKNRQCVQQFCMLDRVLCLHSRWKILYAGLANGSVVSFSLKKNQQLDVFECHGPRAVSCLASTQEGSRRLLLVGSYDSTISVRDARNGLLLRTLKGHTKTVLCMKVVNDLVFSGSSDQSVHAHNIHTGELNRIYKGHSHAVTVVAILGKVMVTACLDRLLRVYELQSHDRLQVYGGHADMVMCMSIHKSMIYTGCYDGSVQAIRLNLMQNYRCWWHGCSLIFGVMAHLQQHLLTDHANPTLRTLKCRWRSCEAFFTSRNGSNQDIPLHVQKHAEEDSSPEP